The DNA segment ccttacaaaaaattccaaattttgaaatttgaaattcaaccaaattctccaaaaatgtgtttttctactctaattttcacattgttcaactgattcaactcattccaactttcaactcttcatctttttcctacctattccccaaatttccacttgccataaattccacattttaagattttaaactcaaccaaattctccaaaattctgaaattccaccaaattctccaaaattccgtttttcacctctattttctacatttctcaagtaattcaactcgtttcagcataattcgccagcattccccaagaagtgattcaaagtcttcgccttcacacgcaatttctccagaaattgcattttctagttttttATGTCGCGCCAAATGACTACAGAAATTTATAAATTAATAATATCTAATAGAAGTTGGTTAAGGGCACTTTGCACATGGACTGGGTGTAAAATTATCTTTATTAAACGACCAAGTAAATCAAGTTTTTGAACATGAATACAACTCAAATGATGAATGGAATTTAGTCTTGTTATAACTTTAGGGATGAAAACAATCATGGTCAATTTAAAATTATTTCAAATATGTGTgcgtgacatcatcatcatgatcatcatcatcattgagcGCAAGCAGATAAAAATAGGTATTTGACAACATATGGATCGTATTCAATAAAGACGCTTGAAAAGGGATTTGGATGTGTTATGAATCACAGACAAAATGTTCATTGGCAACATCTGGATTCAAACCGCGGTTTATGCATCAATATAATCCAATCCAGGCAAAGAAACCTCAATAATTTAACACCCATTGATGTTATTTCATACCACATCCATTCATTTCACATTGTCTCCCGCCAACTGTTCTGTAAATAACATACTTTCAACATGACACCTTTACACAAGGCTCACATTGACCCATTTAAgtaccccctcctcctcctcaggcGAAGTAAAAGTGGTCCAACAGGTAGGGATTTATTGTTTGCATCTCACAGGTGATCTCGCGCTTCCACGCAAAGGCCAATTCACCTGCGAGTCGGCACTCCACTCACCTGACTATGGCTGTCCTTCTCCACATTCTCCCCGTTCACCTCCACCACTCGATCCCCGGGTCTCAGTCCGCCATGGTCAGCCGACGAGCCGGGCTCAACTTTCCGGATAAACTGTCCACCTTTATTCTTCTCGCCGTGCAAGTGAAAGCCATACCCGTGTTCTGTTTTGACCAGGTAGCAAACCCTGGGCCTTAGATCGCGCTCCATTCCAGCAAGTCAAAAGCGGCGCACAAATTCAGGAGTCTGCGGAGATTAAACAGGTGCTCTGTGGGGAGTCACAGCTAATCCATCACGAGTGCGCAAAAGATCATCATCATTACGCATCATGTGCTCTATTAAGAGCCGCAATTGTCCAAAGTGCAGATGAAAACTAGGCTAAAACTAATGAATGCTTGACCCATCGTGCAAACAAAATCCGTGGTTCACGCATGGGGGCACCAAACATATGCGAAGCGTAAAAAATGATGTCCGTCCATGGGAGAGTATTATCAGAGATTAGAAAGCTCCTTCTCACGCGTAATTCTTAATTGTTCTCGTCAGGGGGGCGTTCCCTGCTGTTTGAGCcacacaggaggaggaggaaattgaggaggtgtcagaaactgGTCCCGTTCACGCGCACCCGAGTTTAACTAGCGCACTGAGGCCGAGCTAACGAGCGCACCAGACAGTCAACCAGGGGACAGAAAGTGCCAAGTTAGAGCCAGTCGGCTTGCATATTTCCGAGATGGACCTGAAACCAAATTGAGCACAGACTGTGAACAAAAGTAAAAGGCCTCGCTCATTGTGGTATTTTTAAATGATAAATGTAGGCACAATAATTAAATAAGGTCAGATATGAAATGACAGCCCACATGTTAAGACATGACTAGTTGACAGTTTTGTTTCACGAGCAAATACACgagcaattttaaaaaaaaaatattttatattcttTGCTTTTGTGTAATTGTTGctgtaaatcaggggtgtcaaacttgagccgcattgtagtcatagcttctttcggagggccattatgactgtcaacccaaataaatgtatgagcacctcatattatatacagtaaaagctagaaaacaaactgacaaataactcgttttcaaatcagacgagtaaaaactggtcaaatatatataaaaaaagatattaaaagtgaagacaatttgcaattctagtaatgacacacgaattcgctgtacaatttgtcttcgcgggccacataaaatgatgtggcgggccgtatctggctcccgggccttgagtttgacacctgtgctgtaaATTGTTGCCTTGTGTACAGCTTGTCCTCTACAAATCTCGTCTTGTTTTGCCTCATATTGTTTGGAGCGGGCAGAAAAAATGTCATGCTACCAAATAAATGTTTGTGTTTCCCAAGGCAGCAACAACAGAAAATTTGGTTTGTTCCTATTAGTCACAAAGCATTTTGGTGGGTAAAAGATTGTTCAGTATATACCAAGAAAATGATTTTATTCGTGTTTAATGTTTCGTTTCAGTTTCCTTCCCTGTGTGGTGGGACTAACACTCTGTGGCTCTTCTTTCTTTTCCACATTAAAAACAGTTTCTTGTCCAGATTCAGTTTTTGCTTCAAATAAAGCGTCTGTACAGAGAGAGCGCGGCGATCGAACTTTAAGCAGCTTTGCAGGAGAGCTTTGGTGAGCTGATGGGCAGCTGTATTGGTTCAAACACAGGGAGCAGAGCGGGTTGGTTGGAAGGCAAACCTGCTGTCCAAAACCCACAAGTAGCCAGTTAATCTCGCTCCAAAGATCCCTGTAACCAACATCAAGCATTAATACAAGATGAGGAAAGGAAACACGCCACTGATATTTATGTTCAGTTACAACCTTTTAAGACAGAAAACTTTTCATAAATTTACCGGGGTAACCATTCCTGTAGGGCCTTGCGTGTCGCCTCAGGGTTCTTAGTGGGCTTCCTGAGCCATCCCAGCCTGTTTGAGATCCGATGGACGTGTGTGTCTACACCTGTGAGATAAATTTCTATTATTTTTGGTGCTTTAACTATAAATGACCTCAATTATCAGTAAAAATTGGCAAATGAGCGTGCAGGCTTTAACAGTAAAATCTCATTATTTAAAATCAGAGTCCAGTCCACATAGTTGTGCGTATAAAAGATACAATGTTGATTGAGGTCTTCCCAATGACTGTGAatacacaaaaaatgaaatgtgagaccattttttaattttaatgtattttttcctTGTTGTTGGCATTTGCGGTTCATATTATTCAAAGGTTACTGAGCTTCAATTGAATGCAAAACTTGCAGCAAATCACACATCATTCGGGTTGTTTCTCCCAGTCAGAATGGTGTTGGCGCCCTCTACAGGTTAGTTTAAAACTGCTTTAGGGGACATGGTCATACGTTTTAAAGGTTTCCCAGGTTTCATGTCAGTCGTCTAAATAAGGCTGTGTGCCTGCCAAGTCAGATGACACTTTTAACACATATGACAACTTTGGTACTTAAGTATAAAATTGACTTGGATGGCACAATTACACATTGGGGATGCATACTTTGACACATTTTTGTTGGTTCCCTACAAATTTGTATACATAAAAATGGCACTGGCAGTTGCTCTTGATTTTAATTTGATAGGATTGAAAAGTGATTCCGCTTGGACTGTGTGCCCACCTATACCGGAGACCTGGTCCCAGGCGATATCCATAGCCAGGTGAGCCATCTTGGGTCCCACCCCTGGCAGACGAACAAGCCCCTCCAAGCTGTCTGGGATGTCCCCACCATAATCCTTCACAAGCATGGCTGCTGTCATCTTCAGAAATTTGACTTTGTTCTGCAGGGAAGCAGTGAAACGGAAATGTCAAAAAGGCGGATTCATCATTTGTACACCGATGACAATAACTTGTGGATTTTTGTGGCGTTACCCTCCAGAAGCCAACTGGGTAGATGAGTTTTCCAAGAGTTTCATCATCAGTAGACAGGAGTTTTTCGGCAGTACAGCCATGAGCTCTAAGCTTCTGCATAGCAGCTGCTGTCACCTGGTCTTTGGTCTGACTGGACAGCATCAGTGACACCAACACCTGGAAGCGTctcacctgcaaaaaaaaaacaggcgcaTATTCAGAAAAAGTAatccaaatcattttttttttttttaaatgagtacATAAATGTAGCGTATATAAACACCAACATTAGCCGGAGCCTCAGTGTCACAGCACTTCTTTGCTCCCATGCTATCAACGGGAGCATCACGGCTGCTCCTCATCTCACGAATGTGTCCCAACTGTGTCTTCCAAGCAGGAGGTTCCCAATGTTCCGTCTTCACCTGTGAGCCACCTTCATCGTACTCCACCTTTAATTTTCTACGCCTGCGGCTTTGCGAAGATAACAACGGAGCATCTAATTCTAGTTTTGGTTGAGTGGTGGCCAGCTGGAGGAGGTCCTGAGTACCACCATCTTAACAGAGAGAATGACAAATTTCAATTTGAAGAAAAGCCAGAGAAACATACAAGGTGGAAAACATGATTTTGCCACTTGGTCCAAACACAAGtgtcttattattatttgtaaagGAGTGTTGATGAATGGATTAATTTTGACAGTTCTACTTTATTTCTATACATCTTTACaagtgtttacattttcaaatgatcacttcCATAAACATTCCTAGGAAATCCCAATTGCACACCAGTGTTGAGCTACTTTTAGAACAGGGCTACGGGCTACTCATGGGGTTCTTGGGGGCTACCTGGTTATACCCGCGGGCCCCATGTTGGTGACCCTAATAAAACACTTAAAGAAAGGTGAACTGATCTGAATTAGTCTGCACAATGACAACATTCCAGAGAGAATAACTTTGATTTAACGTCACCTAGTGTTGATAAGGAAGCTGTTTGTTGGGAGACTCTCGTCTCTTCCTCTTCTGTTTTGATAGCAACCGAGGACCGGGCATCCGCGTCCCTTCGTCTGCGCAGAAGAGAGGCAGCAGCGGTGCAGCTGGCACgcttctcagctcttcgagtgACAACTGGCATGCTTTGAGAAAAATAAGGAGAAGTCATTCTGAAACACCACACTGCATTGCACATGCTCCCGCTGCAGCAGACATGAAGAAAGCAGGAACATCTCGGAACAAAAGTCAGCGTAGTGTTTGGAGGGAAAGGGAAAAGTGCGAACTCTTTGATAATCTCCATAACACCCGGTTTGAATAAGTCAAGATAAGATTAATTGGTTAATATTTAATAAACAGTGACGCCTACATTGTTTTGGACATGCGTAATAGTTTGGTCGGATGAAAACAAAGTGTTTGTGTACAGTACATAACTCTGCATCTATGGACTACATTTCCCAAAACAAAGTGCGGCAAGCATGTTTTGCCGGAAGTCTCCGTGTCACACCATTTCAGTCTGTCATCCGATCGGGGAGTGTGGAGCACTGTGCAAGCTTCTCGTGGGGTGGATTTGATCGCTATTCAATGCACAGACGTGGCCAGCACTCCGCTAACAAAGCTGTGACTGAATGACACATAAAAGGACACAACTCTAGTAAGGTGAGAGACGCAGGCGATGGGGGGAAGACAAGGGGGGCGGTTTTGACCAGTCAAGGAATGCTAACCTCCCTGCagtcagtggcaaagctaacgggTCACTCAGCAGCGCCATGATGCAATTGTTTTAATTGAGCCAAGTTTCTTGTTTTAAGTCCTAATGATGTCCATGTCCTCTGACCGGAGACCATCTCGCAACGACGTCATTGCTCTAAGGAATCAGAGAAGCTCCGTTCCCCTCTGTCAAGTCCACATCGCAAACATTCTTGATATGCATTCCCCAATCTGAACATATTTTCTGAACGCACTGCTTAATATTTGGTTTTACGTGTCACTTGTGTTTTGCCCAGTAGCAAGCCACAATGTATTTGAGTTGGCCAGAATATGCAATTTTATTCTACagttttttttcgggggggtaAATCTGACTTTGATATGGTTTGCGCATAATCTGTAATGCATCTTCCTGATCTTTGATTTTATTGTGGTATTAAATTGTCTTGCAATTGAAATTTAATGGCCATATGCAGTTGTCTTTAATTGCACTGGTCAGCAAcattgttacatttttttttttataatctgtGATGCATGtaaacttttctaaacaattttttTGTGCTGATTTTAAAACCTGTTTTATACTAAATGTATTTCTCTCTCTTTGCACAGCTTTCCGTTGTAGCCTGCACACCCTtcgttgcgttttgttcaacaTGTCTgtcgttgagcaaggaaaacaaagatgtggagtaacagttggttctttattggcaagatcttgggttgtttaatgacgGTCAGTGCATGAGGCActgcagcagatgaaacaacaacccCCCATTCTCCAGGTCaaaaggttttatactgtccgaaaaaggcgggaaagcaaaAGGATGTCCATATAAAGTGAACCTCTGCTCTGCTGTCACCTGACCATTAGGTATCTATGTGTATTGGAGAGTCactgccctgtgtgtgtgtgtcctgtgtGTATTGGAAGGTTACAAAGCTCTGTCTGCTGCATCCATGTTCTGATGTGTGTATGAAATAATAAGAGGATTTGCACGTATATGAACATGAAAAAGTGTATGAGTTTGTCTAACCTAACAAAATATGTACACGTTGCTGTTCCTCCCACTTGCAATTGAAGTTTAATGACCATGTGAAGTTGTCTTTAATTACACTGGTCAACAatagttttacaatttttttttttttatctgtgatgcatgtaaaattttataaaagatttttttgctgattttaaatcttcttgttttatactTAATGTATTTCTCTCTCTTTGCACAGCTTTCCATTGTAGCCTGGAGACCCTGCGCTGCTCAAGGATGAATAAGCAACCGAGCAAAGAAAGCTTAAAAGACAAGGTGAAGGGGATATTCGGGCTCGGACCCCCACGTCCTCCCAGCAAACAGAGTGACCACAAACCGTCTGAGTTTATCATTACAACTGATATCATCAAGGTATGCTATAAAGATTGTACCTGTATGCCAAAATTCGTCATGTCTTCGGGGTTAtacgagtttttttttctctgcaagATTTTTATAGCCACATGTCAGGTCATTATGGATAACAATTTGGGATGAACgaagttttgaatttttttgtctgggtcttattttttttcagaacaACAGGGCTGTGTGAAGCTTTTTAtgtctgctgtttttttttcttttttttttgacttccctctcccctccTTTGTTTTCAGGAGCTCCACCCAGAATGTGGCCTAAGTAACCGTATTCGCACAATGAATCACATTTGTGATCTTGCCAAAACTAAAAGATTTGAAGAGGTGAGTGCTCGCATAATGTGTAAGATGCCTGACGTGAATTTGTTAAAACCTACCGTACATTGCATTTTGTAGCATGCAGTAGAGGCAGTGTGGAAATCTGTGGAGGACATGCTGACACCGGAACAGCCTCCCGAGGCCAGACATGCTGTCCTTCAGCTGCTCAGAGCCATTATACAGGGACAGGTGGATACAGACAACATCGACAAATGCCTTGAAAATGTTCTTTCCAAAGACGTCTTTGTTTCCTTTCGCAAGGGTGAACAACTCGGGGCCCTGAGAGCTTACTTTTTCAAGGTGATCCGAGACTACCAACCATGCAACGAAGATCTTTCGGATAGACTGGAAGTCTTCAAGGCCTTAACTGAGAATGGCAAGGACATCACATACCTTGAGGAGGACATAGGTGAGTGAGCTGAATATAGAAACGTTTCACTTGGGTCATTGTTGGGGTCTTCATCGTGGTCATCAATGCCCTGCGTTTCTCTGCAACTTTAGTTTTCGTGCATCTTTCATTGAAATACTTTCTCTTTTGTCCTTTTAGCTCGCTTTGTTCTGTTGTGGATGGACATAGGGCTCACCTCTGACTTTCTTCATGTTCTTGTCAATCTGGTGAAATTCAACAGCTGTTACTTGGACCAAAATGTCTCCATCGTGGTCCAGTGAGTCATACAGCTAATGCTGCCGACCCGCCTTATTCTCTGAGATTAAGAGTTTTGCTTTTCCGCAGGAAAATTTGTCTTCTCTGCAACAGAACAACCTCCTCAACAGATATTGAGGTTGGTCACTTTGACGTTTTGGAAGAAACCTTGTTGGACTGGAGCATTTGATGAATgtgatcattgtttttttttttttttctttttcaggtgGCACTCCAAGTCCTTGACGCAGTGGTGTGTTACAACTGCCTCCCCTCTGACTCTCTTTGTGTCTTCATCGTCACTCTGTGCCACACAGTCAACGTCAAAGAGTTCTGTGAATCCTGCTGGAAAGTAGGTTGAAATTCTTTTGCAGGTTCTTCATATAAGGACAAACAATTGACAGCCTcctattcttgtttttttttgtcatttcatgATGCCACCGTTTCTCCAGTTGATGAGGAAAGTGCTGGGCACTCACCTTGGCCACAGTGCTATTTACAGAATGTGCCGCATAATGGAAGAGAGGTATTGTTATTACCCTGCCCTCTTTCACATGAAGGCATAAAATTGAGAACTTTTAACCACACTGCAATGTTTTTATGATCCTCCTGCTAAGACTTAATTAAATGTCGACACTGCAATTCCTCTGAAAACTAGTCATTGAGAATAGGGGCTGTCACTATAAGATATGTTTAGACTCGATTATTCTCACGATTAATCGGCTGAACGAATTTTCCCCATTTAGTGTTGTCTATGTAGTATTGttttgtgataaaaaaaaaaaaacaatgtcacaTGAGGGATTAATGTACTCAGCAAACATTTTGAAAGTGATTCAGTTATTGTATTCTGGAGTAAAAGCAGATTTGCATATGTCttgttttgattaaacacaaatgATTGCATTTTTTGCAAATTACATAAACATCCTCGTAACTAATAAACTTTTTAAAATTGCCTTTTTAAATTGCTCATCCGCCCCTTCTTGTAATATCCAtggtatttgttttatttggatCTTTTTTGTGTAAATAGTTTGAAActactcaagtaaaaatttcatTGCTCAGTGTTACCACTCTGCCTTTTGCTGTGCACATGAAAAATGCGTTAAATCTTTAATAGCTTGGTATGCTTCTCTCATTTGAATTTTTGTTCATCAGGGTGTACATGGAAGATGCACCGTTATTGAGAGGAGCTGTCTTCTTTGTGGGAATGGCACTGTGGGGAGCACACAGGCTGCCTGCACTTAAAAACACCCCCACGCTGGTTCTGCCTTCTTTTTACAAGGTAAAATATTTACCACTCTTGCTGCTTTAGTCATCACATCAGAACTTTGCATCTACTCCTGGTTCTGCACATTACAAGCTGTTTTCAGCATGTTTATCTTATGTCATAAGCCTATTATTTGAACCTGATTCAttgtactaaaattacaaatatggTAACTGTAGCCGCATATATTTGTATGGTAACCATCCCATCCCTGCAAGTACATGCAAAATAGGATGACTGCAGTGCTGTGATTTGCTCTCCTCACCCAAGGCCATGTCGTGTGCCAACGAGGTGGTTTCCTACGAAATTGTCCTATCTATCACTCGACTGATCAAAAAATATGGCAAAGAGCTGCAAGTTGTTACCTGGGACATTCTACTGGGCATCATTGAGCGGCTCTTGCAGCAGATTCAGGTACATGTGCATGCACAAAGAAGAAACCTTGGGCCTTTTTACCCAAACGTTGGCCATGATCCCTCATAGGCAATCGGCAGTCCTGAACTGAAGGCCATTGTCTATGAGCTTTTGACAACAGTCGAAGAGCTTTATGAGCAGAACGGTTACCATGGTTCCACAGAGAAGTTCTTCACGCTGGTAGAGAAGTGTGCCGACAAAAGACCGGTTAGTTTTGTGCTTTCTCATATCCTAatggcagctttttttttttttggtctataCTACAGCATCTTTGTCTTTCTTGCTTTGTGTGAAAGGATGCgtcggtgctgaccctcatctcgTACAGGGCCCAGTCCATTCAGCCCGCCAAGGACGGCTGGATTCAGTGCCTTCACCGGCTAATGGAGAAATTCTTCAGGTGGGGTGAACACACTGATATCATCGTTTGGTACAATATTGAATGTGGTGTTTCATAAACGTTCCGCTTCACTGTCTCGCCCAAAGAAATGAGAGCCGCAGCGTTATCAGGATCAAAGTGCTTCACATCCTCTCTTTTGTTTTAAGCACCAACCGTCAACTCTATGAGGTATGTACACTATTTGATTTTAGTTGGATATCGTGTGGGATTGAATGCATTGTtagtttttcattcattttcaacATGTGACCCAAATGGTAGTAGAAATTTCTCATTTTCTCTTTTAGGATGAGTTGATAGAAATGGTAGTGATCCCTCAACTGAGTGGAATCGCCGAAGACCGAGACCTGGCCGTACGAAAACAAGCTACTCAACTTCTGGTGGACTTGGCTGAGGGTTGTAACACTCACCACTTCACTAGCCTCTTGGACATTATTGAGCGGGTACGAGTCCAGTAAATAACGCAACTTAGTCCGTAACCCGTGTCAACTTGTATACTTGCCATTGCCGTGTTCTAGGTTGCCAGCCGTTCTCTGGTGTCTTCTGGACCGGTGGATGTTTCAGACAGGGAGAACACAGCAGAGTCTCCAAATGAGGATGTCAAGACTGCGATATTGGGACTACTTGAGATTCTTCAGGTAAATTAGTAGTTAGTACGAGTAGATTATTACATTTTGAATTACTGAAT comes from the Syngnathus scovelli strain Florida chromosome 5, RoL_Ssco_1.2, whole genome shotgun sequence genome and includes:
- the nthl1 gene encoding endonuclease III-like protein 1, with product MEIIKEFALFPFPPNTTLTFVPRCSCFLHVCCSGSMCNAVWCFRMTSPYFSQSMPVVTRRAEKRASCTAAASLLRRRRDADARSSVAIKTEEEETRVSQQTASLSTLDGGTQDLLQLATTQPKLELDAPLLSSQSRRRRKLKVEYDEGGSQVKTEHWEPPAWKTQLGHIREMRSSRDAPVDSMGAKKCCDTEAPANVRRFQVLVSLMLSSQTKDQVTAAAMQKLRAHGCTAEKLLSTDDETLGKLIYPVGFWRNKVKFLKMTAAMLVKDYGGDIPDSLEGLVRLPGVGPKMAHLAMDIAWDQVSGIGVDTHVHRISNRLGWLRKPTKNPEATRKALQEWLPRDLWSEINWLLVGFGQQVCLPTNPLCSLCLNQYSCPSAHQSSPAKLLKVRSPRSLCTDALFEAKTESGQETVFNVEKKEEPQSVSPTTQGRKLKRNIKHE